The following coding sequences lie in one Rutidosis leptorrhynchoides isolate AG116_Rl617_1_P2 chromosome 4, CSIRO_AGI_Rlap_v1, whole genome shotgun sequence genomic window:
- the LOC139843169 gene encoding histone acetyltransferase type B catalytic subunit-like codes for MVVSDNVYDLSIEEPLDSLQHVRACIDILRLLALDSIQPSLNSVVGRLKEENLAKRTTVTRFGPPSDTIEEVRKTLKINKKQFRQCWEILIYIALDPADKYLENFKTIVLDRIRADVIDKDTCTSGKRGTEYDPEMSFVMLKTTGDGDESKEVEISEDDKIKQEKQLHKLVDERIEAIKLVAQKVLLYLLRALENYECWLWYYSDNFHNILCLWTSLDVIVIFC; via the coding sequence ATGGTAGTTTCAGATAACGTGTATGACCTCTCTATTGAAGAGCCACTAGACTCATTGCAACATGTAAGGGCTTGTATCGACATACTCCGTCTACTTGCATTAGACTCGATTCAGCCTTCACTAAACTCAGTCGTCGGTCGTCTAAAGGAGGAAAACTTGGCTAAAAGAACCACCGTCACCCGATTTGGCCCACCATCGGACACCATTGAAGAAGTGAGAAAAACTCTTAAAATCAACAAAAAGCAGTTTCGACAATGCTGGGAGATTCTAATCTACATAGCTCTTGACCCCGCTGATAAATACCTTGAGAATTTCAAGACCATTGTGTTGGACCGTATCAGGGCTGATGTCATCGATAAAGATACATGTACAAGTGGGAAACGAGGGACTGAGTATGATCCTGAAATGTCGTTTGTGATGTTAAAGACGACTGGAGATGGTGATGAATCAAAGGAGGTTGAAATAAGTGAGGATGATAAGATCAAACAAGAGAAGCAGCTACATAAACTTGTTGATGAAAGGATTGAAGCTATAAAGTTGGTTGCACAAAAAGTATTACTGTATCTGTTAAGAGCTCTTGAAAATTATGAATGCTGGTTGTGGTATTACAGTGacaattttcacaatattttatgtTTATGGACCTCTTTAGATGTTATTGTAATCTTCTGTTGA
- the LOC139904325 gene encoding histone acetyltransferase type B catalytic subunit-like: MKVFNRMTALKSISVVRVEGTSMGLLYCRLVPLVLLLVDGSNPIDVTDPDWEIYLLVKKKTDLQDSPVKLLGFAALYRFFHYPNSRRLRLGQILVFP, from the exons ATGAAGGTGTTCAACCGAATGACTGCATTAAAATCTATTTCA GTTGTTCGTGTTGAGGGCACATCTATGGGTCTACTGTACTGTAGATTGGTACCACTCGTTCTTCTTCTTGTTGATG GTAGCAATCCCATTGATGTCACTGATCCTGACTGGGAGATCTATCTTTTAGTTAAGAAGAAAACCGATCTGCAGGATAGTCCAGTAAAACTGCTTGGTTTTGCAGCTCTTTATCGGTTCTTTCATTACCCTAACAGtcgtaggttgagacttggtcag ATATTGGTATTTCCTTAA
- the LOC139904326 gene encoding uncharacterized protein, translating to MASKLKQLQSKVTQASQFLSAHGSAYYKQLMEQNKQYVQQPATVEKCNELSKQLFYTRLASLPNRNESFWKELDYVKNIWKNKKDMHVEQAGIAALFGLECFAWFCAGEIVGRGFTFTGYYV from the exons ATGGCATCAAAATTGAAGCAATTGCAATCAAAGGTAACTCAGGCATCTCAATTTTTGTCTGCACATGGATCTGCTTACTATAAGCAGTTAATGGAGCAGAACAAGCAGTATGTTCAACAACCAGCAACTGTTGAGAAATGCAATGAGTTGTCTAAACAATTGTTCTACACTCGTCTTGCTAG CCTTCCTAACCGCAACGAGTCATTCTGGAAGGAGCTCGATTACGTGAAGAACATATGGAAAAACAAAAAAGATATGCACGTTGAACAAGCTGGTATTGCTGCATTGTTTGGGCTGGAATGCTTTGCATGGTTTTGTGCTGGTGAGATTGTAGGGAGAGGTTTCACATTCACTGGTTACTATGTCTGA
- the LOC139843170 gene encoding uncharacterized protein, translating into MASYLLASDSDSEDVRIIQLIQELGEESEVESVPRNPSVRGYIPRDRESAAQRLWNDYFADAPVYPAKKFKRRFRMPINLFLRIAQSITNFNGNYTPEHFDFFRERNDALGRQSFTTLQKCTSAICQLTYGLSPDALDEYLHMGEQTSVICLDNFCKCIIDLYKSRYMRSPTATDVARLYSAHEEKHGFKGMLGSIDCMHWEWKNCPVAYKGQYTRGDHKKPTIMLEAVASYDLWIWHAFFGMTGSNNDINVLNQSPVFDALKKGTAPSAPFEVNGHHYTKGYYLADGIYPDWATLIKGMSCPTNEPRIKFTRFKQVHERT; encoded by the coding sequence ATGGCGTCATATTTACTAGCTTCCGATTCAGATTCGGAGGATGTTCGTATTATCCAACTTATTCAAGAATTGGGCGAAGAGTCCGAAGTCGAGTCCGTTCCTCGTAATCCAAGTGTTCGTGGATACATTCCGAGAGATCGGGAGTCAGCAGCGCAACGTCTTTGGAACGATTACTTCGCCGACGCACCAGTTTACCCTGCTAAGAAATTTAAAAGGCGGTTTCGAATGCCCATAAACTTATTTCTACGTATAGCTCAAAGTATAACTAATTTTAATGGTAATTATACTCCTGAACATTTCGATTTTTTTAGAGAAAGAAATGATGCACTTGGTAGGCAGTCGTTTACTACTTTACAAAAGTGTACTTCGGCTATATGTCAATTGACTTATGGATTAAGCCCCGATGCTCTCGATGAATATTTACATATGGGTGAGCAAACCTCAGTAATATGTTTAGACAACTTTTGTAAATGTATTATTGATTTATATAAAAGTCGATACATGAGATCTCCCACAGCAACCGATGTTGCACGATTATATAGTGCACATGAGGAGAAGCATGGATTCAAGGGTATGCTCGGTAGTATCGATTGTATGCACTGGGAATGGAAGAATTGTCCGGTCGCTTATAAAGGACAATACACTAGGGGTGATCACAAGAAACCGACGATTATGCTTGAAGCAGTGGCTTCATATGACTTGTGGATTTGGCATGCCTTTTTCGGGATGACAGGTTCTAACAACGATATCAATGTTTTGAATCAGTCACCAGTTTTTGATGCACTAAAGAAGGGAACAGCTCCATCTGCACCATTTGAGGTTAATGGTCATCATTACACCAAAGGTTATTACCTTGCTGATGGTATATATCCTGATTGGGCGACACTGATCAAAGGAATGTCGTGCCCCACAAATGAACCAAGGATTAAGTTCACGAGATTCAAGCAAGTGCACGAAAGGACATAA